From Halorubrum salinarum, the proteins below share one genomic window:
- a CDS encoding HpcH/HpaI aldolase/citrate lyase family protein: protein MGGPDDVTLRRSQLATPGSDPKMIERAPDSGADEAFLDLEDSVAPAAKVDARENVIEGLIEYDWSDTRPCYRMNGVDTRWFYDDVIEVVGRAGEYLDTIMVPMANNPETVATVDNLLTQVEANNDLPVGDIGLQAQIESPEAMTKVADIARASDRLESLVFGPGDYTANVGAAGLTIGSGGGYPGHYWHYQLARIAHAAKAQGLQVIDGPYAEIEDAEGFRDSCRWASQLGCDGKWAIHPSQIEPANETFAPSPEEAEKARRIVDAYAEAKEQGKGAVSVDGEMVDEATDKMARGIVARAEQAGIL from the coding sequence ATGGGCGGACCGGACGACGTGACGCTGCGGCGGAGCCAGCTCGCCACCCCCGGCTCCGACCCGAAGATGATCGAGCGGGCGCCAGACTCCGGCGCCGACGAGGCGTTCCTCGACTTAGAGGACTCCGTCGCGCCCGCGGCGAAGGTCGACGCCCGCGAGAACGTCATCGAGGGCCTGATCGAGTACGACTGGTCGGACACCCGGCCCTGTTACCGGATGAACGGCGTCGACACCCGCTGGTTCTACGACGACGTGATCGAGGTCGTCGGGCGGGCGGGGGAGTACCTCGACACGATCATGGTGCCGATGGCGAACAACCCGGAGACGGTCGCCACCGTCGACAACCTCCTGACGCAGGTCGAGGCGAACAACGACCTCCCCGTCGGCGATATCGGCCTCCAGGCGCAGATCGAGTCGCCGGAGGCGATGACGAAGGTCGCCGATATCGCCCGCGCCAGCGACCGCCTGGAGTCGCTCGTGTTCGGCCCCGGCGACTACACCGCCAACGTCGGCGCCGCCGGCCTCACGATCGGCTCCGGCGGCGGCTACCCCGGCCACTACTGGCACTACCAGCTCGCGCGCATCGCCCACGCGGCGAAGGCGCAGGGCCTCCAGGTGATCGACGGGCCGTACGCCGAGATCGAGGACGCGGAGGGGTTCCGCGACTCCTGCCGCTGGGCGAGCCAGCTGGGCTGTGACGGCAAGTGGGCGATCCATCCGAGCCAGATCGAGCCCGCCAACGAGACGTTCGCGCCCTCGCCCGAGGAGGCCGAGAAGGCGCGCCGGATCGTCGACGCCTACGCCGAGGCGAAGGAACAGGGGAAAGGCGCCGTCTCGGTCGACGGCGAGATGGTCGACGAGGCGACCGACAAGATGGCCCGCGGCATCGTCGCGCGCGCCGAGCAGGCCGGGATCCTCTGA
- a CDS encoding CaiB/BaiF CoA transferase family protein: MVGEAREPEGDAGPLDGLTVLDLSRVLVGPFCTMQLGDLGAEVIKVERPGPGDQTRTWVPPAFSEGDDESDEGAESAYYVSVNRNKRSIQLDLTTEAGRAVVRDLAREADVLVENFRVGKTAEWGLDYGDLVEENPGLVYCGISGYGEWGPDRDKPAYDIMMQARGGFMSFTGVEGGPPVRIGVALADVGAGMYATQAILAALLERELGDGRGQKIDVSLLDGQAAWTSYMATNYFASGEPPGRMGSKHPNIVPYRAYETADDFVVVACSSDRFWPPLCEAIDRPDLLADERYEENEGRVRNRDELERELEETFAAMTTDEAVERLEAHDVPASRVRDVGEVFDDPQIEARGMLAEAEHPTAGTVRFPGSPMHFSRTPTTVRRHPPALGEHTESVLREYGYGEGDIEELRDLGAIADRE; the protein is encoded by the coding sequence GTGGTCGGTGAGGCGCGAGAGCCCGAGGGCGACGCGGGCCCGCTCGACGGGCTCACCGTGTTGGACCTCTCGCGCGTCCTCGTCGGCCCGTTCTGCACGATGCAGCTCGGCGACCTCGGCGCGGAGGTCATCAAGGTCGAGCGGCCCGGCCCGGGCGACCAGACCCGGACGTGGGTCCCTCCGGCGTTCAGCGAGGGGGACGACGAGAGCGACGAGGGCGCGGAGAGCGCCTACTACGTCAGCGTCAACCGCAACAAGCGGTCGATCCAGCTGGACCTGACGACCGAGGCCGGCCGGGCCGTCGTCCGCGACCTCGCGCGCGAGGCCGACGTGCTCGTCGAGAACTTCCGCGTCGGCAAGACCGCCGAGTGGGGCCTCGACTACGGCGACCTCGTCGAGGAGAACCCGGGGCTCGTCTACTGCGGCATCTCCGGGTACGGCGAGTGGGGGCCCGACCGCGACAAGCCCGCCTACGACATCATGATGCAGGCGCGGGGCGGGTTCATGTCGTTCACGGGCGTCGAGGGCGGCCCGCCGGTCCGGATCGGGGTCGCGCTCGCCGACGTGGGCGCCGGGATGTACGCGACGCAGGCGATCCTCGCGGCGCTGCTCGAACGCGAGCTCGGCGACGGCCGCGGGCAGAAGATAGACGTGAGCCTGCTCGACGGGCAGGCCGCCTGGACCAGCTACATGGCGACGAACTACTTCGCCAGCGGCGAGCCCCCGGGGCGCATGGGGAGCAAGCACCCGAACATCGTCCCCTACCGGGCGTACGAGACGGCGGACGACTTCGTCGTCGTCGCGTGCTCGTCGGACCGGTTCTGGCCGCCGCTTTGCGAGGCGATCGACCGCCCAGACCTGCTCGCCGACGAGCGGTACGAGGAGAACGAGGGGCGCGTCCGGAACCGCGACGAGCTCGAACGCGAGTTGGAGGAGACGTTCGCGGCGATGACGACCGACGAGGCGGTCGAGCGGCTGGAAGCGCACGACGTGCCCGCGAGCCGCGTCCGCGACGTGGGCGAGGTGTTCGACGACCCCCAGATCGAGGCGCGCGGAATGCTCGCCGAGGCGGAGCACCCGACCGCGGGCACGGTGCGGTTCCCCGGCTCGCCGATGCACTTCTCGCGGACGCCGACGACGGTCCGCCGCCACCCGCCCGCGCTCGGCGAACACACGGAGTCGGTGCTGCGCGAGTACGGCTACGGCGAGGGCGACATCGAAGAGCTCCGGGACCTCGGCGCCATCGCGGACAGGGAGTGA
- a CDS encoding DUF7838 family putative zinc beta-ribbon protein — translation MALEKDVDCPACGETRSFYRTAAMTLHLGEKTKWRCSDCGYGYVEIDGIDTLAA, via the coding sequence ATGGCGCTCGAAAAGGACGTGGACTGTCCCGCGTGCGGCGAGACTCGCTCGTTCTACCGGACCGCGGCGATGACGCTCCACCTCGGCGAGAAGACGAAGTGGCGGTGTTCCGACTGCGGCTACGGCTACGTCGAGATCGACGGTATCGACACGCTCGCGGCCTGA
- a CDS encoding nucleoside recognition protein produces MQSVAADLSVLLAEVVPRLARITAFIAGGVFAANVAVAFGLVRYVAGIAGWLTRPANLPDEVGTAILTTAASTTAGYATLAEYREAGLLDDRATLVAVVMNTFFGFVQHVFTYYVPVLIPILGVTTGAVYVGARAGIALLISVTGVVAGGLLLSESNVDRAALADVDATGPEADDRTDRERVRDAAEKSWGTLRRIVPRLAVVYTLVIWIVTTYDVNALTSVAEPITGVLGLPGAAVPVIAVFTLDTTAGAATLAGTEAGVFTTRTAVASLLIGSILSFAVSTFRRSIPFQYGIWGPSFGTKVIVVNTALKLVFISATVALLLAPVW; encoded by the coding sequence GTGCAGTCAGTCGCCGCCGACCTCTCGGTCCTGCTCGCGGAGGTGGTCCCCCGGCTGGCGCGGATCACGGCGTTCATCGCGGGCGGCGTCTTCGCCGCCAACGTCGCCGTCGCGTTCGGGCTGGTCCGGTACGTCGCCGGGATCGCGGGATGGCTCACCCGGCCCGCGAATCTCCCGGACGAGGTCGGCACGGCGATCCTCACGACCGCGGCGTCGACGACCGCGGGCTACGCGACCCTCGCGGAGTACCGCGAGGCGGGCCTGCTCGACGACCGGGCGACGCTCGTCGCCGTGGTGATGAACACGTTCTTCGGGTTCGTCCAGCACGTGTTCACCTACTACGTGCCGGTATTGATCCCGATCCTGGGCGTCACCACCGGGGCCGTCTACGTCGGCGCGCGCGCGGGCATCGCGCTGCTGATCTCGGTCACGGGCGTCGTCGCGGGGGGACTCCTCCTCTCGGAGTCGAACGTCGACCGGGCCGCGCTCGCCGACGTGGACGCGACCGGTCCCGAGGCCGACGACCGGACCGACCGCGAGCGCGTCCGTGACGCCGCCGAGAAGTCGTGGGGGACGCTCCGCCGGATCGTGCCGCGGCTCGCCGTCGTGTACACGCTGGTCATCTGGATCGTCACCACCTACGACGTGAACGCGCTGACGAGCGTCGCCGAGCCGATCACGGGCGTGCTGGGACTCCCGGGCGCCGCGGTGCCGGTCATCGCGGTGTTCACGCTCGACACGACCGCGGGCGCGGCGACGCTCGCCGGGACCGAGGCCGGCGTCTTCACCACCCGCACCGCGGTCGCGTCGCTGCTCATCGGGAGCATCCTCTCCTTTGCCGTCTCGACGTTCCGGCGCTCGATCCCGTTCCAGTACGGGATCTGGGGCCCCTCGTTCGGCACGAAGGTGATCGTCGTCAACACCGCCCTGAAGCTCGTCTTCATCTCGGCGACGGTCGCGCTGCTGCTGGCGCCGGTGTGGTGA
- a CDS encoding HVO_0234 family beta-propeller protein — protein sequence MAPAEDDISIDEKRVYADSAGRTDAYVATGTGIVRVSLSADKVGAFDMVARDPARDVAVLARGDGAADLVAAATPDGLSVAAVGDDPDFESVDDDAAVAVGAASGRGDATGARDGALLVARESGAVERVAFEPNGTAVASTTRLGTVSEPRAVDGALVAGAEGVFRVADGGLTDVGLDDARDVAGAGMPLAATGAGLYWLGNGWMTALEGPANAVAADGDGHATAVVDGDLLVHADAGGEWGAEAWETADLPVDEAVVALGYGPGLSVAVTAAGTLCVGAGDGWRHQVVGVRDVEGVALAVVE from the coding sequence ATGGCTCCCGCCGAGGACGACATCTCGATCGACGAAAAGCGCGTGTACGCGGACAGCGCCGGCCGCACCGACGCCTACGTCGCGACGGGGACCGGGATCGTCCGCGTCTCGCTGTCGGCCGACAAGGTCGGCGCGTTCGACATGGTCGCGCGCGACCCCGCCCGCGACGTGGCCGTCCTCGCGCGCGGCGACGGCGCCGCCGACCTCGTCGCCGCGGCGACGCCGGACGGGCTCTCGGTCGCCGCGGTCGGCGACGACCCCGACTTCGAATCGGTCGACGACGACGCGGCGGTCGCGGTCGGCGCGGCGAGCGGGCGCGGCGACGCGACGGGAGCGCGTGACGGCGCGCTCCTCGTCGCCCGCGAGAGCGGCGCGGTCGAGCGCGTCGCGTTCGAACCGAACGGGACGGCGGTCGCCTCGACGACGCGGCTCGGAACCGTCTCGGAGCCGCGCGCGGTCGACGGGGCGCTCGTCGCGGGCGCAGAGGGGGTGTTCCGCGTCGCTGACGGCGGGCTCACGGACGTGGGACTGGACGACGCGCGCGACGTGGCCGGCGCCGGGATGCCGCTCGCCGCGACGGGCGCGGGGCTCTACTGGCTCGGTAACGGCTGGATGACGGCGCTGGAGGGACCGGCGAACGCGGTCGCGGCCGACGGCGACGGCCACGCGACGGCGGTCGTCGACGGGGACCTGCTGGTTCACGCCGACGCGGGCGGCGAGTGGGGCGCCGAGGCGTGGGAGACCGCCGACCTCCCCGTGGACGAAGCGGTCGTCGCGCTCGGCTACGGCCCCGGCCTCTCGGTCGCGGTCACGGCGGCGGGCACGCTCTGCGTCGGCGCCGGCGACGGGTGGCGACACCAGGTGGTCGGCGTCCGGGACGTGGAAGGGGTCGCGCTCGCGGTCGTGGAATAA
- a CDS encoding aminopeptidase yields MAADLSDAAATAVEQCLNVASDESVVVVTDDEREPIGEALYAAASAVTDDATVLRYPPADQHGTEPPAPVAAAMREADVFLAPTTKSLSHTRARGAACDAGARGATLPGITEDVFTTGLDADYAAIDAACDDVLDQVADADEVRVTAPAGTDITFGIGGREWLADTGMVREPGDFSNLPAGEVFVAPETATGTFVVDGTMMPHGLLDEGQTLSFEVEDGFVTDIDDDAIRADVEAAAEDVGDAAYNLAELGIGTNGGVEELVGSVLLDEKAGGTVHIAIGDNAGIGGETDAPLHLDGIIREPTVYADSEPIDLPST; encoded by the coding sequence ATGGCTGCCGACCTCTCCGACGCCGCGGCGACCGCGGTCGAACAGTGCCTGAACGTCGCCTCCGACGAGTCCGTCGTCGTCGTCACCGACGACGAGCGCGAGCCGATCGGCGAGGCGCTCTACGCGGCCGCGAGCGCCGTCACCGATGACGCGACCGTCCTGCGATACCCGCCCGCGGACCAGCACGGGACGGAGCCGCCGGCGCCGGTCGCGGCCGCGATGCGAGAGGCCGACGTCTTCCTCGCGCCGACGACGAAGAGCCTGAGTCACACCCGCGCCCGCGGCGCCGCCTGCGACGCCGGCGCGCGCGGCGCGACGCTGCCGGGGATCACCGAGGACGTGTTCACGACCGGGCTCGACGCCGACTACGCCGCAATCGACGCCGCCTGCGACGACGTGCTCGACCAGGTGGCCGACGCCGACGAGGTCCGCGTCACCGCGCCCGCCGGCACGGACATCACGTTCGGGATCGGCGGCCGCGAGTGGCTCGCCGACACGGGCATGGTCCGCGAGCCGGGCGACTTCTCGAACCTTCCCGCCGGCGAGGTGTTCGTCGCGCCCGAGACCGCGACCGGCACGTTCGTCGTCGACGGAACGATGATGCCCCACGGCCTGCTCGACGAGGGACAGACCCTCTCCTTCGAGGTCGAGGACGGGTTCGTCACCGACATCGACGACGACGCGATCCGCGCCGACGTGGAGGCGGCCGCCGAGGACGTCGGCGACGCCGCCTACAACCTCGCGGAGCTCGGCATCGGGACCAACGGCGGCGTCGAGGAGCTCGTCGGATCGGTCCTGTTAGACGAGAAGGCGGGCGGCACGGTCCACATCGCGATCGGCGACAACGCCGGTATCGGCGGCGAAACGGACGCGCCGCTCCACCTCGACGGGATCATCCGGGAGCCGACCGTCTACGCCGATAGCGAGCCGATCGACCTGCCGAGCACGTAA
- a CDS encoding type II glyceraldehyde-3-phosphate dehydrogenase — translation MIRVGVNGYGTIGKRVADAVAAQADMELVGVTKASPDYGVEAAARRGYDLYAAVEDRTDRFAAAGVDLAGTLGDLLDAVDVIVDCAPSGVGERNAPVYEAHDTPAIFQGGEDAAVADASFNARGRFEAARGADSVRVVSCNTTALSRLLAPLDETFGVEKARVTLVRRGGDPNETDRGPINDIVPDPATVPSHHGPDVNEILPDVAVDTAALKAPVTGMHTHSVNVTLATEPDPAAVRDLLADESRIFLIPETAGIDGAGALKDYAADAGRPRGDLWENCVWEESISVTGRDLYLFQNVHQEADVVPENVDAVRALATDIDAAESVARTNETLGVGLDGRLGDGELTRTELPADD, via the coding sequence ATGATACGCGTGGGCGTCAACGGCTACGGCACGATCGGCAAGCGGGTCGCGGACGCCGTCGCGGCCCAGGCCGACATGGAGCTCGTCGGCGTGACCAAGGCGTCGCCGGACTACGGCGTCGAAGCCGCGGCCCGCCGCGGATACGACCTCTACGCGGCGGTCGAGGACCGCACGGACCGGTTCGCGGCCGCCGGCGTCGACCTGGCGGGGACCCTCGGCGACCTGCTCGACGCCGTCGACGTGATCGTCGACTGCGCGCCCTCCGGCGTCGGCGAGCGCAACGCGCCGGTCTACGAGGCCCACGACACGCCGGCGATCTTTCAGGGCGGCGAGGACGCGGCCGTCGCCGACGCCTCGTTCAACGCCCGCGGCCGCTTCGAGGCCGCCCGCGGCGCCGACTCCGTCCGGGTCGTCTCCTGTAACACGACCGCGCTCTCGCGGCTGCTCGCGCCGCTCGACGAGACCTTCGGCGTCGAGAAGGCGCGCGTCACGCTCGTGCGCCGCGGCGGCGACCCGAACGAGACCGACCGCGGCCCGATAAACGACATCGTCCCCGACCCGGCGACGGTCCCCTCCCACCACGGCCCCGACGTGAACGAGATCCTCCCGGACGTGGCCGTCGACACCGCGGCGCTGAAGGCGCCGGTCACCGGCATGCACACCCACAGCGTCAACGTCACGCTGGCGACCGAGCCGGACCCGGCGGCCGTCCGCGACCTGCTCGCCGACGAGAGCCGGATCTTCCTCATCCCCGAGACCGCCGGCATCGACGGCGCGGGCGCGCTGAAGGACTACGCCGCCGACGCGGGGCGGCCCCGCGGCGACCTCTGGGAGAACTGCGTCTGGGAGGAGTCGATAAGCGTCACCGGCCGGGACCTCTACCTGTTCCAGAACGTCCACCAGGAGGCCGACGTGGTCCCCGAGAACGTGGACGCGGTCCGCGCGCTCGCGACCGACATCGACGCGGCCGAGTCGGTCGCGCGGACGAACGAGACGCTCGGCGTCGGTCTCGACGGCCGGCTCGGGGACGGCGAACTGACACGCACGGAACTCCCCGCGGACGACTGA
- a CDS encoding heavy metal translocating P-type ATPase: MSDSRDADGHDDEPTDRPAGAATDEPDGARLRLSVPDMDCSSCAGKVEGALDREGVLSVDTRPTTGVVVLTYDPDQTDVEALTAAVEGAGYAVADAESDGVADDLFTSPRAIATAVGGLFLGAGLVLEWLLPGLDPTFATVGGVGFLGPWTVTGASVAYLVAVAVAGPPILRNGLYSLRGLSLDIDLLMSVGVVAALLVDLPFEAATLAVLFSVAELLERYSIDRARTSLRELMELSPDEAVVIRDGDEETVPAESVATGERLAVRPGERVPLDGVVREGSGAVDESPITGESVPAEKAPGDEVYAGSINEAGYLEIEATAPANESTIARVVELVEAANGEETRAERFVDRFASVYTPIVVVGAVATSALGPVLVGGGAETWFVRGLTLLVVACPCAFAISTPVSVVSGVTAAARNGVLIKGGEHLEAAGDVDAVALDKTGTLTRGELSVTDVVPLGDRGADDVLACATAIERRSEHPVAAAIVARGEEAGAEPDGEDATAVTGFEALTGEGVRADLDGETHYAGKPSLFEELGFDLSHAHVRPDGGVVRERDADADAPDDAGASVTEPESCDHGQYLDLASETIPRLQAEGKTVVLVGTETELEGVIAVADTVRPEAAWVVDRLHDLGVDRVAMLTGDNDRTARAIGERVGVDEVRAELLPDEKVDAVRELAPEAEGGVAMVGDGINDAPALAAADVGIAMGAAGTDTAIETADVALMADDLTRLPYVVDLSSRASSTIRTNIGASLAVKALLAAGAPLGYVSVAMAVVVGDMGMSLGVTGNALRLGGVEPAEPPAADAAADESGA; encoded by the coding sequence ATGAGCGACTCGCGCGACGCGGACGGTCACGACGACGAGCCGACCGACCGCCCCGCCGGCGCGGCGACGGACGAGCCCGACGGGGCGCGGCTCCGGCTCTCGGTGCCGGACATGGACTGCTCGTCGTGCGCGGGGAAGGTCGAGGGCGCGCTCGACCGCGAGGGCGTGCTCTCGGTCGACACCCGCCCGACCACGGGCGTCGTCGTCCTCACGTACGACCCCGACCAGACGGACGTCGAGGCGCTGACGGCCGCGGTCGAGGGGGCCGGCTACGCGGTCGCCGACGCGGAGTCGGACGGCGTCGCCGACGACCTGTTCACGAGCCCCCGGGCGATCGCGACCGCGGTCGGCGGGCTGTTCCTCGGCGCCGGCCTCGTCTTAGAGTGGCTGCTTCCCGGCCTCGACCCGACGTTCGCGACGGTCGGCGGCGTGGGCTTCCTCGGGCCGTGGACGGTCACCGGCGCGTCGGTCGCGTACCTGGTCGCGGTCGCGGTCGCCGGCCCGCCGATCCTGCGGAACGGGCTCTACTCGCTGCGCGGCCTGAGCCTCGACATCGACCTGCTGATGAGCGTGGGGGTCGTCGCAGCGCTGCTCGTCGACCTCCCGTTCGAGGCGGCGACCCTCGCGGTGCTGTTCTCGGTTGCCGAACTGCTCGAACGCTACTCGATCGACCGGGCGCGCACCTCGCTGCGCGAGCTGATGGAGCTGTCGCCGGACGAGGCGGTCGTGATCCGCGACGGCGACGAGGAGACGGTCCCCGCCGAGAGCGTCGCGACGGGCGAGCGGCTCGCGGTGCGGCCGGGCGAGCGCGTCCCGCTCGACGGCGTCGTCCGCGAGGGCTCCGGCGCGGTCGACGAGTCGCCGATCACCGGCGAGTCCGTCCCGGCGGAGAAGGCGCCCGGCGACGAGGTGTACGCCGGCTCGATCAACGAGGCCGGCTACCTCGAGATCGAGGCGACCGCGCCCGCGAACGAGTCGACCATCGCGCGGGTCGTCGAGCTCGTCGAGGCCGCCAACGGCGAGGAGACGCGCGCCGAGCGGTTCGTCGACCGCTTCGCGAGCGTCTACACCCCGATCGTCGTGGTCGGCGCGGTCGCGACCTCGGCGCTCGGCCCGGTCCTCGTCGGCGGCGGCGCGGAGACGTGGTTCGTCCGCGGGCTCACCCTGCTCGTGGTCGCGTGTCCGTGCGCGTTCGCCATCTCGACGCCCGTCAGCGTCGTCTCCGGCGTGACCGCGGCCGCGCGCAACGGCGTCCTGATCAAGGGCGGCGAACACCTGGAGGCCGCCGGCGACGTCGACGCCGTCGCGCTCGACAAGACCGGGACGCTCACGCGCGGCGAGCTGTCGGTGACCGACGTGGTCCCCCTCGGCGACCGCGGGGCCGACGACGTGCTCGCGTGCGCGACCGCCATCGAGCGCCGGAGCGAACACCCGGTCGCGGCGGCGATCGTCGCGCGCGGCGAGGAGGCGGGCGCCGAGCCCGACGGCGAGGACGCGACCGCGGTCACCGGCTTCGAGGCGCTGACCGGCGAGGGCGTCCGAGCGGACCTCGACGGCGAGACCCACTACGCCGGCAAGCCCTCGCTGTTCGAGGAGCTCGGCTTCGACCTGAGCCACGCGCACGTCCGGCCCGACGGCGGGGTCGTCCGCGAGCGCGACGCGGACGCCGACGCCCCCGACGACGCGGGCGCGAGCGTCACCGAGCCCGAGTCCTGCGACCACGGCCAGTACCTCGACCTGGCGAGCGAGACGATCCCCCGGCTTCAGGCGGAGGGCAAGACGGTCGTCCTCGTCGGCACGGAGACGGAGCTGGAGGGCGTCATCGCGGTCGCCGACACCGTCCGCCCGGAGGCGGCGTGGGTCGTCGACCGGCTCCACGACCTCGGGGTCGACCGCGTCGCGATGCTCACCGGCGACAACGACCGGACCGCGCGGGCGATCGGCGAGCGCGTCGGCGTCGACGAGGTGCGCGCGGAGCTGCTCCCGGACGAGAAGGTCGACGCGGTCCGCGAGCTCGCGCCCGAGGCGGAGGGCGGCGTCGCGATGGTCGGCGACGGGATCAACGACGCGCCGGCGCTGGCGGCCGCCGACGTGGGGATCGCGATGGGCGCCGCCGGCACCGACACCGCCATCGAGACCGCCGACGTGGCGCTGATGGCCGACGACCTGACGCGGCTGCCGTACGTCGTCGACCTCTCCTCGCGCGCGAGCTCGACGATCCGGACGAACATCGGCGCCTCCCTCGCCGTGAAGGCGCTCCTGGCGGCCGGCGCCCCGCTGGGCTACGTGAGCGTCGCGATGGCCGTGGTCGTCGGCGACATGGGGATGAGCCTCGGCGTCACCGGCAACGCGCTCCGGCTCGGCGGCGTCGAGCCCGCGGAGCCGCCGGCGGCTGACGCGGCCGCCGACGAGTCCGGCGCGTAG
- a CDS encoding DUF5518 domain-containing protein, with amino-acid sequence MTDWRAVGYGFVVMLIAGLLATLVPVVGHAAAGLVGGFVAGYLAGGGLLSGFWHGLLAGSVSGVVVTLLLALFGGLVGLVGGPVGSLLGGAGVLVVGLFLTFLLAVDSALAGAIGGVVGE; translated from the coding sequence ATGACCGACTGGCGCGCCGTGGGCTACGGGTTCGTCGTGATGCTGATCGCCGGGCTGCTCGCGACGCTCGTCCCCGTGGTGGGGCACGCGGCCGCCGGCCTCGTCGGCGGCTTCGTCGCGGGGTACCTGGCCGGCGGCGGCCTGCTCTCCGGCTTCTGGCACGGACTGCTGGCGGGGTCGGTGAGCGGAGTCGTGGTCACGCTGCTGCTCGCCCTGTTCGGCGGCCTCGTCGGCCTCGTGGGCGGCCCGGTCGGGAGCCTGCTCGGCGGCGCCGGCGTGCTGGTCGTCGGCCTGTTCCTCACGTTCCTGCTCGCGGTCGACTCGGCGCTCGCGGGCGCCATCGGCGGCGTGGTCGGCGAATAA
- a CDS encoding redoxin domain-containing protein gives MVSTGDDAPTFTATVGTSDHEPFDLDERIGDGPVVLAFFPGAFTPPCTNEMIAFQERADAFADAGATLFGISADSPFSQGAFREEHGIEFDLVSDMAGDAIRAYGLEIDIADLGLHGIANRAVFVIDDDGRIVYDWVADDPTNEPDYEAVLDAVESA, from the coding sequence ATGGTTTCCACAGGCGACGACGCACCCACGTTCACCGCGACGGTCGGCACGAGCGACCACGAGCCGTTCGACCTCGACGAGCGGATCGGCGACGGGCCGGTCGTGCTCGCGTTCTTCCCCGGCGCGTTCACGCCGCCGTGTACGAACGAGATGATCGCGTTCCAGGAGCGCGCCGACGCCTTCGCCGACGCGGGCGCGACCCTGTTCGGGATCAGCGCCGACTCGCCGTTCTCGCAGGGCGCGTTCCGCGAGGAGCACGGCATCGAGTTCGACCTCGTGAGCGACATGGCCGGCGACGCGATCCGGGCGTACGGCCTCGAGATCGACATCGCCGACCTCGGGCTCCACGGCATCGCTAACCGCGCGGTGTTCGTGATCGACGACGACGGGCGGATCGTCTACGACTGGGTCGCCGACGACCCGACGAACGAGCCCGACTACGAGGCGGTCCTCGACGCCGTCGAGAGCGCTTAA
- a CDS encoding DUF367 family protein: MDLHVRYEGDDDPDKCTARKLSRFDLAELHRSDRATPYGVVLNPHAERALSPADAERAAESALVALDCSWESAGEKMFSLPGEHRALPYLVAANPVNFGRPMRLTTVEAFAAALAILGERDHAERVLAKFTWGETFLELNAEPLRRYAACADSAEVVAVQQEYLDRE, encoded by the coding sequence GTGGACCTCCACGTCCGGTACGAGGGCGACGACGACCCCGACAAGTGTACGGCCCGGAAGCTCTCGCGGTTCGACCTCGCCGAGCTCCACCGCTCGGACCGGGCTACGCCGTACGGGGTCGTGCTCAACCCCCACGCGGAGCGCGCGCTCTCGCCCGCGGACGCCGAGCGGGCCGCCGAGAGCGCGCTCGTCGCCCTCGACTGCTCGTGGGAGTCGGCCGGCGAGAAGATGTTCAGCCTCCCCGGCGAGCACCGCGCGCTCCCGTACCTCGTCGCCGCGAACCCCGTGAACTTCGGGCGACCGATGCGGCTCACGACGGTCGAGGCGTTCGCGGCCGCGCTCGCGATCCTCGGCGAGCGCGACCACGCGGAGCGCGTCCTCGCGAAGTTCACCTGGGGCGAGACGTTCCTCGAACTCAACGCGGAGCCGCTCCGGCGGTACGCGGCCTGCGCGGACTCGGCCGAAGTGGTCGCGGTCCAGCAGGAGTACCTCGACCGGGAGTAG